ATGCCGCCGTCCTTCTTGCAGGGCTCCGGCGGAAGGCGCTTGCCGTGCAAGGAGGCGAGCATCGGCTTCTCGCCGATCAGCTTCCAGTCGAACCATGGGATCTGCCCCGCATAGCCGCCGTACGAATCGACGTCGATGTCCTGGCCGAAAAGGGCATCGCTTCGTTGCGCGCTCGACAGCCGGCGCACGCGCCGCAGCGTCGGCAGGTAGAGCCACGTGTCGTCCTGGCGCAGCTGGTCGAGGTAGCGGATGTTGACGCCGCCGACGCCCTTCAGGTCGAACGGCTCGATCAGCGGGTGAAGGCCCGACTTGCGGAACGCCTGGTCCTTGTTGTCGGTGAACGCGGGGACCGGCGGCCAGTGGAGTCGGCCGGTGAACTGCAGGATTCGCAGCCAGTCGGCGACGAAGTGGCGCTCGACCTGGTAGTGGCGATTGTTGTTCGCGTCGACGTAAAGCGAGCCGGTATCGGCATCGACCAGGTGAAGGTTCAGGTCATCGGTAAAATAGTGGGTGTCGAGGAAGTCGTACATGATCTTGACGGCCGCTTTCGGGTCGTCGCTCGACACGGTCGGGAACGGCTTGGCGGACACCCAGTTGACCAGCTCGTTCTTGTCGTCGAGCGTGACCTGCCCGGAGTACTTCTCGGTAGCCTTCAGGTAGTCGGAAGGAATCGGGATCTTCTCGTAGGGGACGATCTTCAGGTCCATGCCGTTGTGCACCGCCCACAGGACGCCCGGTGCGACGAGGTCCTTGACGGTGTCGGCGTTGTCCTTGGTGATGGTCTGGCCGGGAGTGACGACGTCGGCTGCCCGTGCCGTCACTGCTGTCAGAAGAAGTCCCAGTACCGCAAGCGTTGCCCTGGTCATGGCCGCTGCACCCCTCTTCGCCGATCTACGCGAGCAGATTGCTGCCCCGCGCGTCGCTCCCGTGGCGGCGCCGAAGCGGCGTCGCCACGAGTGC
The nucleotide sequence above comes from Candidatus Binatia bacterium. Encoded proteins:
- a CDS encoding DUF1329 domain-containing protein, producing MTRATLAVLGLLLTAVTARAADVVTPGQTITKDNADTVKDLVAPGVLWAVHNGMDLKIVPYEKIPIPSDYLKATEKYSGQVTLDDKNELVNWVSAKPFPTVSSDDPKAAVKIMYDFLDTHYFTDDLNLHLVDADTGSLYVDANNNRHYQVERHFVADWLRILQFTGRLHWPPVPAFTDNKDQAFRKSGLHPLIEPFDLKGVGGVNIRYLDQLRQDDTWLYLPTLRRVRRLSSAQRSDALFGQDIDVDSYGGYAGQIPWFDWKLIGEKPMLASLHGKRLPPEPCKKDGGMTFCESWEVRPSVWIIEGKPKVPGYAYSKRVIYVDKETNFIIYSDLYDQNEQLWKVVMQSIRTSTLPNPNVGYEYPEPRMFIYAFSVIDMQLMHGTRAAIPGIAFQDEPGWYIDIGFDKPQSAGEEWYSVPGLIETGR